In Drosophila subpulchrella strain 33 F10 #4 breed RU33 chromosome X, RU_Dsub_v1.1 Primary Assembly, whole genome shotgun sequence, the DNA window agaagtTTGTATAAGGTGTTAGAAAGCTGTTTATAGGGTGTTAGAGacaaaataatgaaaataatatattaatattttctatttaaGAAAAAGTCACAAAAAAGAAAGGCTAGCATAGGGTTATGAAAACAGCGGCTCTCTGaaattgattatttttttataatataatattttaatagagtttatatttattaaatattaaacctAGCCTAACGTCTGATTTGGGTCGTCCTAGATGGAAGGATTATGTTTTTTGTTCAGAAGCTTTTAATAAAGTGTTAGGTTTTATAGGATGCGCAGCAATCTTATTATGTAAACCtaataacaaaaattatatgaCATTAATATTTACCATTTAAGAAAAAGTTACTAAGAAATATCCGGTATGGTTTAACATAGGTTTATAAAAACAGTGGCTGCCCGcaattgtttattattataatataatatttgatTGTGGCTTTTTTTCTTCACTTTATATAAAATCCTAAAAGGTCCTAGATGGAAggattaaattttttatttcagaagtttttataattaatcTGTTTATTTGAAGATGTACGATTTTAATAGATTAGGATTATAAAAACAGTGGAtagtttgttattattagtataCTTTACTTGAATGTggaatatattattaatttcagaagtttttttattAGTATACTTTACTTGAATGTggaatatattattattttcagaagtttttttattAGTATACTTTACTTGAATGTGGAATATATTATTCATTTCAGAAGCTTTTTATTATTCCACACTTTTACTAAAGATGTAAGATTTGATGAGACCCGAAGCATATGATgatcctttttttttgctatcgTATTGTTTCgaaatttagaaaatataaaaacgacagtaaaataatatgattataatattttctactTAAGAAAATGTCACTAAAGATCTCGACTATGTAGGTATTTTATGTAGGTTCTATAGGGATATAAAAAGAGTTACAACCGGAATTTTCAATTACTGTCATTTGCTATTATATTTGAATACGAACTAACTCCCATTCCATTGCAGGTCATCGATGGCTGTGCCTTCCGTGTCTACGGGCACTGGGTCAAGAAGGGCGAGGGCCAGAATCGGGCCGCCCTCTTCGAGAATACTCCGCGCACCGAGCTGCACGCGCTCTACATCAACAATCTCAGCCGATAGGAGGCGGCCGGGCGACGGGGCGTGGTCGCTGAGCTACACAAGCACAcacaaaacacacaaaaaaaaaacaaccagAAGGAAAACAAGGAAAACCAAGCAACAAACGAATTAGCAAAAGTTACTAAGAAACACAGGAAATTGCGATTGCAAAAAGGAGAGACACCAAAAAGGATTCAGCCGTACGGCTCGTTGCGATTCGAATTCGCCTCGTTCTGCGTCCGGGTTTTTGAGCGCTTCGAGGAGCCCCaaaaaaagtaacaaaaaagAATACCAAACACTCGCAggtgtacatacatacatacatatatgccTAGTTATATTACCTCTCTGCCTTTTTCGTCCTTGTGATTTTgtttaatacttttttatttgaatttatatattttttttatatacgcCAGCCATCTAGTGTAATCAGTTAGTGTAGAGTTGCAACGGGCGGCAAGCTATACACCCAAATACATGTACAGTGATGTATCACCCGGCGCCAGAACGAGCCGAATCGGATGTAGATATAGGTAGAGCCGCCGCGAACAGGTCCTTGCCTCGTTATCCAAACCCAACTACAGCCCCACAAGCAAGCGTACATGCATATGTATTTTCTGTTAATGATtctattaaattatttaattgtatTGCTAAGcgtttacattttaattgttatgTTGTAGTATacacaataaataaaacaaacaaaaaaaaaaacaaaaagagacCAACCAAAGGTTATCAAATTGGCGATTAGTAGCTTTAGATGTGCTTGGAGCAGTCGTAGGATCGCTCGCAGCATTCGGGATAGTTGCGGTTGACGTTGACGAAGTCGCGCTGCTTGCATCCCTTGGGCGGAGCAACGGCGGCACAGGTCTGGATGGTCACCATGCTGTCTGAATGGCACTCGGCGCTGGCACAGGGCAGATTGGGCGCCTTGCCGGTCTGTCCGGGCGACATGACGGTGTGCGAGTCCAGCACACACTTGCCGGGATGATCTGGAAGCAGGATTAAATAGGTCACATAAATAGGAAATTATAATGATTGtaaaaactttgatttttaaGGGCTACATctctttataaatatatttttgcaaaaatatataaggGGTACCATCTTTATAAGTTAGATATTTTAGTTGCCTGAAATGTTCTTAACTTGGATGTGATTTTAAtaaatgaatttttgaaaaatgatATAAGAGGGTACCGTTTTTATCTGTGTGTTGTATTGTAAATCTTGACTTGAAAAGTTCTTAACTTGGAAGTACTTTAAATACATctctttataaatatatttttgcaaaaatatataaggGGTACCATCTTTATAAGTTAGATATTATATTTTCTTCAAATGTTCTTAACTTGGAAGTGATTTTAATAAAtgaatttttgcaaaatgatATAAGAGGGTACAGTCTTTATAAGTGAGTTGTATTGTATTTCTTGACTTGACTTGTAGTTCTTAACTTGGAAGTACTTTAAAATCCGTAAGACCGTTTAATATATGTAAGTTACTTTGGAATAGCTGAAGGCCACAGTTGTTAGTTCTCAAGCCCTCTAGTAAGCTCACAGATATTCATTTTAAGTTGGGaaagatataaataatattaaattataataatattgttggaatataaaaaatacttgatttaCAGTAACTGATGATTAGAAAAGGGGCTACcgtcttaatatttttaataatattaagcaaacatattttaaacttAAGGTTAATGatgataaaatataaaaaatgcgtGATTTGTAGTGATGATCTTGCATTAACTTACCGGGATTGGCCAGCTTAACTCGGGCAATGGCCGCCTGGGATCCTTGGCCCCCCAGGATAACGGCGAGGCAGACGAAGAGGGCGGCGACAACGGCGAAGTGCGACATTCTGTTTGGTTGGTTTCGGGTTCTGGTAATCTCTGGGAACTCTGAAAACTCTGGATCTCGATGCTATCGACTGAGATGCTGGGACGCAAGTGCTGTTGTTTGAGACCCGGCCGCAATGTTTTATACGCAGCCGGGACGTCGTCGGTTATCAGAAGCCAAAGCCCCGGAATGAGGCGGCTTATCCGCTTATTCAGCTGCCAACGACAGCGACTTGACCTTGTCCAACGATCGGGGCGAGCTCCTTTTTCCGATCCCATTCCCCGGCTGCCGGTTCAGCTGCCTGTTTGGccgctttttatttttttattatttatttcacttCCCTGCGGTTCATTGAGTACTTAATTACAATTACCCCCGCACACACAGACAcctttcatttatttatgcaCAGGCATACACACGCGTGGgtcatatacatatatattaattattattttttttattgtcgTTGGGGAAGCTTATCACGtttctcattttttttttctgttttttggcGCCCGTTTCGATTTGTTTTTTGGGaatttttcttgttttgatGTTGTGGAATTCCTGCGGCTTTCGAGGGGTTCCAGCGGGGCTAACTTGTCTTGACTCATCACGAGGGCACACAACGCCAATTTGCACTTTCACCGGCGCCGCAGGGTTCTTGAACCGCCGGCAAACCCATCGTAAAAAACTGGTACCCTTAAATGCCATAAATTTTATTGACGAATGTCCGGTTATTTCTTTCCTTGTAAAGAAAATCCTTAGACCAAAAGTTAGTTTTTAAAGGTAAGATAGGAACTTCTCTaaacaaattcaaattaaCTTGGCTAATACTCCAACAGTTCAATGACCCCTGTCACCCACACAAGAAAAACTATTGACTACTATAAAGTTAAATGGGCCCAACCCATCGAATTGTCAATTCTACCAATGAAATAGTTACTCCTAGAACAATAAAATACACACAACTTCCTACTTTATGGTAGTTTTACTGTTAACTAGTAACCAAAGCAACACCAAAATACACATAACTTTTTTATAGTTACGTGACTAGTCGTAATGGTCAACTTTACCCATAACTTTAGTTTTATTGCTCTACATTTTTGCAAAATTGACTACCGGCTCTTATCACTTTCCCGCTGATTTCAAACTATATTTTGCATTCTTAATAGGGGTAACTTTCTTATGAttacatattattttcatttttcaccATCATACCAATAAAGCAAACCaacatttctttttaaaacattactatttatttattttactattGACGCTTGAGTTTAATCAGATTTAGGTTTGTTTTGCGctcaatttttgttttgttttgtttttttttcaactaTTTTACAGGTGATAGACTATATTGCGCTTAGTGAACCTACATGCACTcctatatataatttatttatatatatatatttatgtatatccTTGTCAACATAATTTCTTCGGCTTTGGACTTACTTATTAATAAAAGACTTGTACAAATGCAGAATAAGAAAAAGATTCGGTTTCGGAACCATCAGAGCGTAAAAGTGCGTAGACGAGAACACGATGAAAAAAGGGTCACAAGGAGCACAGGCGCTCAATGGACAATTACAAAAAGAGCGAGATTTCATTTGAGATTCTGGACATtcgatagatagatagatagatactGGTGATGCTGAACCGAGCCGAATCGAACTGCACCATGGAAACTCCAGGTGGAATGCGGCAGAAAAGATTCACAGATCAATCAACAACATGGCCGAGGAGAGGGGGCACGCTGGCCATCCAACTAAACGCCCGGATAGAGGGGCAGCTTGGCGGTGTCCACCTTCTCCTCCACCTTGAACGAGGGGAACAGGCCGCCCTGGTTGGTGCGGGTGTTCTTGCCCTTCGAGTTGCCATCCCAGTGGTTGCCGGCCACCGAGACGAGGTCACCCACGCGCAGCTGCAGATCCTCGTGCGTGCGCGGCTTGTGGGCGATGACGACGCGACGGTTGTGCGCATTCTGGCCGCCATAGTAGTAGATGTCGTCCAGCGACTTGAACCGATGCGCCGCATCCGGATACATTGTCTGCATAATCTCGTACGCCACGCGACACACCTGCGACGAGAATGTGCACACCAGGTGATCGGACATGGACAGCAAGTGGATGTCCAGTATGATGCCGTTTAGCGCCGTGTCCGTGTATCGTGTGGATACGGACG includes these proteins:
- the LOC119556053 gene encoding uncharacterized protein LOC119556053, with product MSHFAVVAALFVCLAVILGGQGSQAAIARVKLANPDHPGKCVLDSHTVMSPGQTGKAPNLPCASAECHSDSMVTIQTCAAVAPPKGCKQRDFVNVNRNYPECCERSYDCSKHI